AAAGCCATCCCCAGAGCTTCACTAGCATCAGCAAACGCATGCCCAGCTCTTCTTTCCCACACTGAGCATTTTACAGTTTATGAAGCTAAGaggattttgcttttctcctctctttaaATCCAATGTAGAGTCAGTTTAATACTGGATTCGCTCCCTGTTACAGTGAGACTGAGAATAATGGAGTAATTGGTATTTCCCATTACTAAATGCTGAGGTCCTGATGCTTTCTGGCTATGCGAATACCGGTTAAGGGCTCCTACAAGCCAGGAGGCAGCCCAGCAACGGTGGGAAGACCTGGATGTCAGCAGAGATACTCTCACAAGCTCCCCACGCTGACCTACAGGACATGTCTTCTCCCAAATGTGCCTCTTGGGTCACCAGGAAGCATCCTGAGCTCCCCGTGCAGCAGTCCTGTGCTGGGGGTTGGCAAAGCAGCTCCCAGGGATGCTCCAGGTGGGTCAGGAGGGTTTGGGAATGGTCCCTCAAGCCCCACCCTCCTTTCCCCAAGTCCTAGGAGGCTGGAGGTGGGATAGCGAGGGTGGGATTCCTCTGACCACGTGTAGATGTGTACAACCAGAGCCCATCTGGGCTACAGCTGTACTTAAAGGGAGCCAGACCGTACCGTGGTGAAGGACGTGGGTCAGATAAGCACCGACCAAGAGGAAAGGAGACAGCCAGCCTCATCTTCCAAATATTCCTCAAAGGCAAGGGGAGCTGCCGGGGCTGTAGGGCCAGCTCTCAGGCAAGGAAATGGCGTCTGGGGGGGGCGTTCAAAAGGGCACATGGGGAAGACACGGCATTGCCACACCGGCACGGTCCGGTGAGGCAGCGGGATGCGGGTTTGTGGTGGGGTGGGAGTATGTGGGGCTGTGCCTCGGGCGAAGCGGGTGCCCCTGCCAGCGTGGTGGGTGCCAGCAGCCCGCAACGACGGCCGCAGCTGTGCTCGGCGTGTGTAAACCCAAGCCAGCAAAGAGACGGTGCTGGAGAGGACATGGGCACAGAGCTCCCACCCCACCAGCTCCAGGTATCAAATAAATCCCCAGCCTCCGCTCTCAGGGAAAGCTCCCAGCAGCTCGGGGAAGGACGGCCAAACCCCGGGTCCAAAAGGAGCAGCGTCCCGCACCGAGGGCATTGAGCACGGTTCGGGGTGCGCACAGCCTGCCGGGGACCACGGAGCCGCCGATCCgaccccttctcccctccttcgCTCTCCTGGCCAGGGCTCAGCCGGTGAATCGGGACTCCGGCTATTTTGTTTCAGGCAGCCAGAGCTTGTCAAAAGGAAGAAAGGCTCCTTGTCTCGGGGTCGTGGCTCTAATCCTGTTATGTGTCTGTAAGAGAAAAGAGGACGATGGAGTGAGGAGCACAGACCTGGTGCCGATGCCAATTCCCTTCCCTTCGCACCCAGCGTCCCGTGCCAGCCCTCGCCCAGCCACAAAAGGCTGCCTCCCCTCCCGGCAAACTAACCAAGCATTTAAATTTAATAGCTGTCCGCAACCTCGCCGTTTCAAAGTGATTAAGCATTTGATTAAAGCCCATGTGTTGCTTTGCTGGCTGGGAGGCAAATTCCTCCACAGGGCCCATGAAATCGGCTCCGGTGACCGGCACGGCACACGGCGGATGCTCTTTGCCTTCCCCCCTGCTCTCCCCGTGTCAGACGAGGTGCTGACAGGGAGCCTGGCCCCTCGGGTAACCCCAGCTGCCCCCTCCATCCCGAGGCACCCGTGCGTGCAAACAGTGCTCCTCCCTCCGTCGGTGCTCCGGCAAagccagagcaggaggagagcccGCGGGCTGGGGACGTGCCATCGCCCAGGGGAGAAACCGAGGCACGGCGAGGGACGCTGAGGCCAGAGCGAGATGGGGCTCCAGGGCTCGTGGCCGGCTGGAGCGAGATCAGGAATGGAGGTTGTGTCTTCATGCAGAAAACAGGAGCGCGCCGGATAGGTGAGTACGGTCCGAAGCAGGGCGCACAGCAAGGAGGGGAATTATGGGGGTCAGACCAATACCCCAGAGCGGAGGGACAGGGAGACCAATACCCCCAGCTCTCTTAACATGTGTATTGTGAACAGGAGCATCCTTAGACCTGCTTAAATCCTTGTGACCCAATTTTGCCCTGAATCCTGATAAGTCCCTACAGCCCGTGTGGGTGAGCAGCTGCAGCCGAGAGTGCCAGGCTGAGGATGACACCCGTCGCCTCGAGTCTTCCTCGGGTCCACCCCTCGCTGCTCTTAAACGAGGGGTTAACACCGAGGAGTTACCACCTCGGCTTTGCAGGGAGGTTGTTGCCCCGCTGCCCTTCGCTGCCTCCCTTGACCACGTGCTGGGCTCCTCTGAAAGGACGAAAAACGGGTGGTGAAGGACGAACAACCCCAGTTGCTACTTTGCCCACCTCGGAGGCTCCCAAGGTGGGCACCTCCGTGTCGAGGCAGGGCAGATCTGGGACGGATGGGCTGTGCCATGCCGGCAGCACGACGGAGGGGCTGATGCCATGCCAGCCTCATCTCCAGGGTGGGCATCGTCCGTGATGGATGGGCTGTGCCGTGCCAGCCTCACCTCCAAGCAGAAGAAGGAGCACGGCAGGGACGGCGGCTTCCCCAAATCACCCAAAGGGTGGAGGCTGCCCCAGGAGACTTGCCTGCTGCTGGCCAGCAAAACAGGGATGAGGTTTCTCTGTCTGGTCAGGAGACCAGCATTatgccagctgctgcttctctgcaaaggagattttcttctctccccaggCAGCGTCCGGCTGGACCCGCAGGTGCCGTCAGGAAGGATCCCAGTGAGGAGCGGACCATTTCCAGAGCCCACCATGCAGCCGCACATTCACCGGTTGGACTCGCTCCGTGGCcgccccatcccaccccaccccacgtCTCCCTGCATCTGGCCCCACCGACTCCCTCCAAGGGCGGCTGGAGACGTGGGGTGGCCTCCTCCATCCCCGCAGTGCCCATTCCCTCCTTTTCCGCGCAGCTCCACAGGCATTTCTCACCCACAACCCCATATCATTCCTCATCCCCTCCAACATCCCCTTCCTTATGCATGCCCATAACCATTTCTTCTCCTCTCGCTCCTtgtacttgtcctggtttcaggaaGAAGAAACCTGACTCTCCATGAGGCTGTCTCGGGCATCAGCATCTCCTCTCCGCTCAGCCAGGCTCCTGCTCCCCCAACACATCGCTCTCCCCCTGGGCTTGGCCCCAGTCATCTTTGCGTCTGTGCTGCCCCGGTGCTTTATCCACGGTTTTAGCTGTCGTACAGCTCCGTGCTGGAAGGGGACTGGCAAAAACCAAAGCCCTGACGGTGCCGGTCAGCCACTCACTCCGCTTTGCTTGACCCCTGGGATTGTCTGCCGGCTCCCACTGCCACccctcatttttttaatctccccAAGTGAGCTGAGAATTAATTATTTAGCAGCGCGCAGAAAGCATCGGGAACATCTAAAACACGCTGAGCTGCAGCTTTAGCTCCTACCTGCCCTGGGGAGATCGCCGGCTGCATCCCTAACGCACGGCACGCTTAATATTGTATGTTGATTAATTGCTTCATTTCCTCTCTCCCAAGGAGCTGTGAGTTTTGGCTCGTGGGTGAATCCGTCTCTGGAAGAAATCGGCTTCTGCGGGAAGCAAGAGGGAGCCGCGGCCGGAGGGGAGGGCGGTGGGAGTGCTGGGGTTCCCTGGGGAGAGACCCCCCCGCTCCACGCTTGGTGCCGGGTCAGGGTGATGGCAGTCGGAGGGGACTGCTTCTGATTTACACCGGCAGAAGCTGGGCCAGCATCGCCAAAGCTGCCAGGAGGTTTTGCCGGAGGGAAATGAGGAGCTGGGGAGTGACGACCCCGGGGCGTTTCGGCTGCAGAGCCCAAAATCCCACTGACATCCTGGGCAGCTCCATTGAAAGGAGGCGGTTTGGGCAGGAGGTGGCCGGGAACACGCTGTCGGTGACGGCTGCACCCCCCGTGCACCCATGCCTTGCGGGGGGACCCCatgatggggacggggatggagcAGACCCTGTGAGCACCCCGGGCACCTCCACCAAACATCCCGGGGTGTCCCAGCTGCACCCGAGCGTGTCTGGGATGCCAGCACCCCGCAGGGTCCCCGCTCCGGTGGGACACGTTGCACCCCTGGGTTGGCAAAgccagggagggcagggaaggggggggggactGGGCACCCACCACCCGCCCTGGGTGATGCTCAGGTGGGAGGCGGGGGAGCGGGGACCAAACCTGCTGTGTCTGTGTCGGGAGATCGCAGGCACCGGCAAGAggcttaactttaaaaaaaaaaatgttttatttcaagatcttcctttttttttttgttgtttttacctgtatttcaaaaaaagtggggtaaaagtacaaaaaaagtCAGTTGCGGAATGGCAAAGGTTTAGAAATCACAGCGCTGAACTAACCCAAGCGATAGACACGGAGCACAAACCAAACACCCCCACGACACGACGCGGCCAAAGACCATTTACAGCCTTTGGCtttgtattattattaattaatttttgttttcctctgtacaAAACACACCAAAGCATGCCACGGAGCGGGAAAAAGAGATACCAGACGGGGAGGAGACAGGAGATTTGTACAGCAGGGGATGGGAGGGCTGGCTCCCGCTCTCGCCTCCTTCTCCCCCCCTGCTCACGTCAGGTTGTTCTGCAGACAGTTGAGCTCGCCGCCGTCCTGCTCCCCTTTGCCGTCGTGCTTGGGCGACGTCGAGTTGTGGATGTTAAATGGCTCCTCGTCCTTCAGGCAGGATTTCAGGGAGTCCTGCAGCTTGTGGGGAGCGCTGGGGTCgtcctgccaggagagatggCGGAGGGAGGGGGGTAAGGAGACGACCGTGCCATGGGGGACACCGTTGcaatggccggggggggggtgaccCGCAGCGGGGACCGGGTGAAGGCACCGCTGACACCCCCAGCATCCCGAACCGGGCTCTGCCTCGTTACAGGCAgcccctggcagcaggcagggctgcccaaaGGTGAATACAAATGTGTGTCCCCCCCTCAGTGCACATCTCGACGCGGGGGACGTGGAGCTCACagcacggggaggggggagccggCGGATGAGAGGGTCCGACCTGCCTGCGGTGACTCGTTGCCGTTCCCCGCCACGGGTTCCCCACCTCGGGGTGCCTCCAGCACCCAAAGCCGCTCGCCAACAGCACCCAAAAGAACCGCATCGGTCACGGGAGCCATCCCACCCGCCACCCTTCCAGCCGCCCCCACcgtcccccccaccaccccattTCTCTTCCCATTTCCAGCCCGGCTCGTCTCATCGTCCCCGCGACAATTAGCAACTCCCCGAAAGGCGCTTGGCAGGAGGCCCGAGGGGTTGGATTTATTGCGGTTCGTTAGCGTACAGCTGGCCCCGCCGTGCCGCTGACCGGATCTGCCGGCGGCAAAGCCGGGGACGTCTCTTCCCGACGTCCCCCCATGGCTGCCGGGAGCATCTtctccccggggctgggctgcacCCCGAGTTTTTCCCACATCCATGGGGAGAGCGGCACCCGCCAGCACCGGGGCTGAGCTCCGGCTGTGTTGGGTAATGTCTGTGCCGGGACGGTCCCGGCATCGCTGGTGGGGCAGGATGAGCCCTGGCATGGGGGTCTGCGAGGGCGGGATGGGCCGTGGCGGTGAGGCACCCGCCGGCATCGTAGCAGTTACGGTGCTCCCGGTGCCGCACGGCGAGCGGCGGATGGATGGAGACACCCAAGGGCCGGTATCGCACAGCCGTGCTCATACAAGGATGGGAAACCTCCATCTTCTGGGCAGTGACCCTACGAGCTCTTCCCAGCTCGTCCCGGCTCATGCTATCGACTCCACGGCAAATGCCATGGGATGGGCACCGAGCTCCATCGCCCGGCACAGCGGCTGCACCACACGTCCCCCAGCAACCCCTTTCCCAGGGGTGTCGACTCCGCTGTCCCCTCCGCATCAATTCATCCCAAGATTCATCCTTTCCACAGCGGGGAGCGAGCCGGCTCCGGGAGCCTCCTGCCAGGGTGGCCGGGCCGAGCGGTGGCAGACGCTACGGCTGCTAAAGGTGGTCGAAAGACGGGGAAAACCGGCGGTGGGCTAAGGCAAAGGCTAGAGGGACCTACGCTCCTCCTCCGGCTCACGCTCGGCAAAGCCCTTCGCTTCTCTCTGTTTCGATTCGAAAGACAGGAGGTTGGaagggcagccccgggggggatGCGGGTGGTCGCATCCTGACCACGCCGGCAGCATCCCGGAGCATTTCATCCTCCAGCATCGCCCGCCACTGCCGGCCGTCATCCGCCGGTCCTGCCCTACAGCGATGCCACAGCCGTGGAGCATCGTCTGCCGGAGCCGCGTCGCACCGGCTGTCCCGTCCCTGAAAATGCCGGCACAGCCGCCTCCGTCACCCGCACACGGAGCCAAAGCCACCGGGCGACTTTGGATGGTGGCTCCCCGGGGAGTcacaggggcaggaggggacggggcagggggaCAGCGGGGGTGACACCGACCCCCTGCCTGGCCCGGGTCCGGTTTGGGTAGTCAGGGCAGGATGAGGCATGGCAGGACCTGACAGAGGGGACGGAGCGGTGGccgtggtgggatggggacagggggatGCAAGAGGGACCCGGCGGCGAGACCGTCacccaggcagtgccaggaccACGGACGTGGGGGGGACAGACGAGACGTTACCGGACAGAGGGACAAGGATAGGACAGCAAGCAGGAGCGGGGGGACGGCGCCGCGAAATCCTCTTACGTTTGGGTGGGAGCCCTCGGCGATGGTGGAGAGGGAGAAGTTGTCGTTGTGCAGCTCGGACGGGGTGCGGTATCTGccggggggggagaggagagcacggCGGTGAGACTGGGGGTGCTGCCGaacaccccccacacccctgACTGCGTTTTGGGGTGAAGCCAGTGTCGGGGGGGGGGTAAACGCTCCCAGCGCTGGAGGCCTGGGGGTTAAATGTCCCCAGGGATGGAGGTTTGGGGCTAAATACTCCCAGATCTGGGGGGTGTGGGGGCTAAATGCCCCTAGCTATGGAGATTTGGGGGCTAAATGACCCCAGCTATGGGGTTTGGGGTCTAAATGACCTGAGCGCTGGCATTTTGGGGGGGCTAAATGCCTTTCAAtctgagggtttggggggggggggttaatcaCCCCCAGCTCTGGGAAGGTGCAGGCAGGCGAGCGGTGAGGgcagcccagggcaggcaggagccgcGGGCTCCCAGGGCCTGAGAGGGAGACCcatgggctggcagggagcttCGCTGTTAATTACACTTGGCACTCCCAAACACTAATTAACAGCTCATTAGGGACCCAGGCTGGGAGGGCTCTCTCCTCCCCGGCTCCAGTGAAGTGGGCAGCAATTGCTGGGGGGGGATGACCCCAACCTTTGCCCAcgccagccctgtccccccccccagccctgtccccagggacGCAGTCGGGACCATCTCCGGTGGCCCCTGGGCAGCGTGGCGAGCCCAGCCGGTGGCCCCAGCTCCCAGTGCAGCAGATTAACTGGTGCCAGTCAGGAGCAGCTTTAAAGGATTAACCGTGGAGCAGGAGCCACAAGCCACGTCCCCGCAGGGCACCCGCCTCCGGGAGCTTTCCCACCCATCATCACCTTGTCCCCGTTGGCACGGGGGGGTCCCGGTGACACCCCACGGGGACGGGACCGCATCCAGCCCCAGTGCCACCGCCGGGAGCTGAGACCACCCAAACCGCTGGGGCTACCAGGGTGCTACCCCAAAAGCGGTCGGGGTCAGTTTTAGGGGTGCCGGCCCCGTCCCGATGCCGCTTACTTGGTCTTGCGCAGTTTGCTGTTCTCCGTCTTGAGCAGGTAGAGCTTCTTGGCGAAGAAGACGGtgagcatgaagagcagcagcaccacGAGGGCGGCCGAGCCCACGGCCACGCACATCACTTGGAAGTCGGTGACGATGGCCTCGCAGCGCGTGCCCTTGTGCCACGTGTAGTCTTGCGTGTTGCACCTGCGAGGGGAGGCGGTTagggaccccccaccccaaaaacgTGTCCCCATCCCACAGAGCATCCTCGGGGGACACCGACATCTGTAATCAGGGAGATTACGGGGAGTGAGATTAACGCGTTCTCAAGGACCACCCTGAGaggggtgacacccccccccccaaaacgcTGGGATCAAGCGAGATGGGTGACAGCGGGGGATGCCGGGAGGGGGGTCGGGGTCCCCCCCAGGCGATGCTCGTCCCCCGCACCCCATCCCGgcgggggtggggagcagggtggCCGTCGGGGACAGCCCCGTCACGCCACGCATCCACGTCCCCCCGTGCAGGCGGGCTCGGCGCCAGCCGTACGACGCGTGCCGAGCCGTACGGCACAGCCGGTGTCGGCCCTCCCCGGGCGCAATCTGCCGGGGCCGATTAGCGCGGAGGCCGAGGAGCTTCGGCTGCGAGGCCCTGACCTAATTCCTGCCCAGCCGCCGCTCGAGGGGCAGGGAAAGCCCCTCTGTGTCCCAGCGGGACGGGGCTGTGGGGGTGAAGGGCCCtggatggggtgcagggggatggaggtGCTGGgaatggggtgcagggggacagagaTGTGGgaatggggtgcagggggacggaGATGCTGGGAATGGGGTGCCTGGAGACAGAGATATGGgaatggggtgcagggggatggagagctcagggatggggtgcagggggatggagatATGGGAATGGGGTGCAGGAGGACAGAGAGCCCAGGAATGGGGTGCCTGGAGACGGAGATGCTGGGAATGGGGTGCATGGAGACAGAGATATGggagtggggtgcagggggatggagatGCTGGGAATGGGGTGCATGGAGACAGAGATGCTGGGAAcggggtgcagggggatggagagctcagggatggggtgcagggggatggagatGCTGGGAATGGGGTGCAGAGGGACAGAGAGCCCAGGAATGGGGTGCACAGGGTGGAGAGCCTGGGAATGGGGTGCATGGAGACAGAGATGCTGGgaatggggtgcagggggatggagagTCTGGGAATGGGGTGCACAGGGTGGAgagcctggggatggggagcaTGGAGACAGAGATGCTGGGAATAGGGTGCAGGAGGACAGAGAGCCCAGGAATGGGGTGCCTGGAGACGGAGATGCTGGgaatggggtgcagggggatggagatATGGgaatggggtgcagggggacagagaGCCCAGGAATGGGGTGCCTGGAGATGGAGATGCTGGGAATGGGGTGCATGGAGACAGAGATATGGgaatggggtgcagggggatggagagCCTGGGAATGGGGTGCATGGAGACAGAGATGCTGGGAAcggggtgcagggggatggagagCCCAGGgaatggggtgcagggggatggaaAGCCCACATACGcgcccccccatctccccccaggACCTGAGGTCCCCATCCCTTACCGGCAGAAGGCCCCATGGCTCTCCACCAGGTAGCACTGGCCGCCGTTGTGGCAGTAGCTGGGGACGAGGTCGCAGACGGAGCGGCAGGAGCTGTTGTGCCGCACGTAACCGCTCCGGCACTCGGTGCCGTTCTCCGgctggccccgctcccccggccgcggccgcgccgTGGGGCTGCCCCCCGCCACGCCGGAGGGCTGCGGCGGGGACCGCGTCGCGGCGGCCGGTGGGTCGGGGGTCCCGCGGCGCCGGCTGGATGCCGGGCACGGGCGAGGCGGGCGGCCGGTAGCCGTTCTCATCCTCCAGCCCCCcgtcttcctcctcatcctcttcctcttcgtCCTCCTCCAGCTCGTCCTCCTCGTCCCCGTCGGCGTAGAAGGAGGTGGTGGGGTAGAAATCGGCTTCGTCGAAAGGCGTGAAGTCGTCGTAGAGCTCGTGGAGGGCCCACGGCGTGGCCGCTCCCTCCGGCTCCCGCCGCCGTGCCGAgccggccgccccccggccgcccccggggaAGCCCCCCAGTCCCTCGCCCCCCTCAAACAGGTCGTAGTAGTCAACATCGATGATCTCCGAGGCCGTTCGGTCGGCCGGCGGCTCAGCCGGGTCCGGGGTGACGGTGAGGGGCTCCTCCGCCTCCAGCCAGGTCAGATCCGTCCGGCCCGCGAGCCCCCTGAGCCGGGGCCAGGCTGGATGCGGCCACCCAGAGCTCTGGGGGACCCCCCGAGTCCCCCGCGGCGCCTGGCACGGGGCTGGGGTCGCCCGGCA
This region of Harpia harpyja isolate bHarHar1 chromosome 1, bHarHar1 primary haplotype, whole genome shotgun sequence genomic DNA includes:
- the CSPG5 gene encoding LOW QUALITY PROTEIN: chondroitin sulfate proteoglycan 5 (The sequence of the model RefSeq protein was modified relative to this genomic sequence to represent the inferred CDS: inserted 2 bases in 1 codon; deleted 2 bases in 2 codons), which gives rise to MPPWPPAAARPRSPLALALLLAIGALASEWPPQNASEAEGRGWEGSLESSPSQWDPASRDPSGGPNNATAPGGATAGGRPPAGPQLEPPEGGTAATTDPAAMPEGCAGCTGEGDASALPPKSGSTEDGQAAVTWPGDGGTVAVALGSPEEPGSGERPTPASLPSPGVFGGLTAVPPSPPGPQLVTDSAESDPLLAARGSAMPRTPVPGDPSPVPGAAGDSGGPPELWVAASSLAPAQGARGRTDLTWLEAEEPLTVTPDPAEPPADRTASEIIDVDYYDLFEGGEGLGGFPGGGRGAAGSARRREPEGAATPWALHELYDDFTPFDEADFYPTTSFYADGDEEDELEEDEEEEDEEEDGGLEDENGYRPPASPVPGIQPAPRDPRPTGRRDAVXPPQPSGVAGGSPTARPRPGERGQPENGTECRSGYVRHNSSCRSVCDLVPSYCHNGGQCYLVESHGAFCRCNTQDYTWHKGTRCEAIVTDFQVMCVAVGSAALVVLLLFMLTVFFAKKLYLLKTENSKLRKTKYRTPSELHNDNFSLSTIAEGSHPNDDPSAPHKLQDSLKSCLKDEEPFNIHNSTSPKHDGKGEQDGGELNCLQNNLT